In the genome of Streptomyces violaceoruber, the window CCGGGCCCGCGCGGCGTGCGCCTGGAGGGCGTTGAGGACGTTGTCGGGCGGGGTCGCGCCCCACAGTTCGTCCACCAGGTCCGCGAGCGACACGGCACGGCCCGCGTCGATGGCGAGCGTCGCCACCAGCGTACGGACCTTGCCGGCCCGGATGCCGCCGCCGCTGTGCGACGTGTCGATCGATACGGGTCCCAATATGTTGATTTCCACGCATCCCCCGAAGTTGTACAGGCTGGGTCCGTGGTCCGAGGGGTCGGCCGCGCGGCCGACCGTCCTGCCGGTCCGGGCCGTCCTCGCGCGTTCTCCGCACTCCCATGAGCGGATGGGGTGCCGGTCGCGGCCGTCCTGACCGGCCGCGACGGGGTGCCGCCCGATCTTTGGCTGGCTCCGGACCAGTTTTCGAACCGGGTCCATCGTGGCAAGCACTCCCCCACCCGTCATCCACCGAACGATCGGATTCGGGCCTCAACACAGGACGGGTGATTCCCGACACCACCGTCAATGTGTTGAGGCCGTACCGCACTCCGGTTCAACGGAACTGAACGACGCAAACGAAGCACCCCACCGGGGTGCGACGGCGGTGGACCGGCATGATGGTGGCTGCGGCCCTCGGTGGGGGCCGCAGATGTTTGCCCGTCGAGCCGAAAGAGGAAGATGAACGGGATGTTCACCGCGGTCAGAGGGCAGAGAAGAAGAGTGGTGTAAGCCGTGCACATTGTCATCATGGGCTGCGGGCGCGTGGGCTCCGCGCTCGCCCAGGCCCTGGAGCAGCAGGGGCACACGGTCGCCGTGATCGACCGGGACCCCACCTCCTTCCGTCGCCTCGGTTCCTCCTTCGGCGGCCGCCGCGTCACCGGCATCGGCTTCGACCAGGACACCCTGCGCGAGGCGGGCATCGAGGAGGCCGGCGCCTTCGCCGCCGTCTCCAGCGGCGACAACTCCAACATCATCGCCGCCCGCGTGGCCCGCGAGATGTTCGGTGTGGAGAACGTCGCCGCCCGCATCTACGACCCGCGCCGCGCCGAGGTCTACCAGCGCCTGGGCATCCCCACCGTGGCCACCGTCCGCTGGACGGCCGACCAGATGCTGCGCCGGCTGCTCCCCTCGGGTGCCGAGCCGCTGTGGCGCGACCCCACCGGAGGCGTCCAGCTGGCCGAGGTGCACACGTCCTCGTCCTGGGTGGGCCACAAGATCAGCCGGCTCCAGGAGGAGACGGGCGTGCGGGTGGCCTTCGTCACCCGGCTCGGGGAGGCGATCCTGCCGTCCTCGCAGACCGTCCTTCAGGAGGGTGACCTCGTGCACGTCATGATGCGCACCGACGAGGTCCACAAGGTCGAGGCGGCGTTCGCCAAGGGTCCCGAAGAGGAGGGCGGTCACTGATGAGGGTCGCCATTGCCGGAGCCGGCGCGGTCGGCCGTTCGATCGCGGGCGAGCTGCTGGAGAACGGCCACGAGGTCCTGCTCATCGACAAGGCGCCGACCGCCATCTCGGTCGAACGCGTCCCGATGGCGGAGTGGCTGCTCGCCGACGCCTGCGAGATCACGTCCCTGGACGAGGCGGCGCTCCAGCGCTGCAACGTGGTCATCGCCGCGACGGGCGACGACAAGGTCAACCTCGTCGTCTCGCTGCTGGCCAAGACGGAGTACGGCGTTCCGCGCGTCGTCGCCCGGGTGAACAACCCGAAGAACGAGTGGCTCTTCAACGAGTCCTGGGGCGTGGACGTGGCCGTTTCCACCCCGCGGCTGATGTCGGCCCTGGTGGAGGAGGCGGTGAGCGTCGGCGACCTGGTCCGGCTGCTGCGCTTCAGCCACGGCGACGCGAACCTGGTCGAGCTGACGCTGCCGGAGGAGTCGGCCCTGGCCGGTACCCAGGTCGGCGACGTCCAGTGGCCGGAGGACACCTCACTGGTGACGATCATCCGCGGCACCCGCGTGCTGACGCCGTCCCGGGAGGACTCCCTGGAGGCGGGCGACGAGCTGCTCTTCGTCGCCGCTCAGGCCCGTGAGGAGCAGCTGGAGGACCTGCTGTCGGCACGCCGACAGCCCGACGGCACGCTCTGACGGGACGCTCCGACGAAGCGGTCCCGTCCGACCGTGCCGTCGGGGCACAGGACGGCAGTACGGCGGTGGGGCGCCCGGAATTCTCCGGGCGCCCCACCGCCGTACTGTCCCGTCCCGTCCGTCAGGCCTTGCGGTGCCTGCCGCCGCGCAGGTCCGCGGCCTCCCCGTCGGCCTCGGACGGCCCCGGCAGGGCGCCGCCGGCCTCCGACTGGTCGCGTTCGCGCCGCTCCCGCTCGGCCTTCTCCGCCTTCTCGGCTTCTTCCGCCGCCTCCATCTCCGCGAACACGTCGATGGGAGCCGGCGCCTTGGCCAGGAAGACCCAGGTCAGCCAGACGGCGAGCAGGAAGGGCGGAATCTTCAGGGTGACCAGGACCCAGCCGAGCTGCTCGGTGTCCGCCCACCAGTACAGCGGGAAGAGGATCGCGCTCTTGGCGAGCAGGATCAGGCCCCACGCGTAGCTGGCCTTGGTGTACGCCTTCTTGCGGCCGGGG includes:
- a CDS encoding potassium channel family protein, with the translated sequence MHIVIMGCGRVGSALAQALEQQGHTVAVIDRDPTSFRRLGSSFGGRRVTGIGFDQDTLREAGIEEAGAFAAVSSGDNSNIIAARVAREMFGVENVAARIYDPRRAEVYQRLGIPTVATVRWTADQMLRRLLPSGAEPLWRDPTGGVQLAEVHTSSSWVGHKISRLQEETGVRVAFVTRLGEAILPSSQTVLQEGDLVHVMMRTDEVHKVEAAFAKGPEEEGGH
- a CDS encoding potassium channel family protein, which codes for MRVAIAGAGAVGRSIAGELLENGHEVLLIDKAPTAISVERVPMAEWLLADACEITSLDEAALQRCNVVIAATGDDKVNLVVSLLAKTEYGVPRVVARVNNPKNEWLFNESWGVDVAVSTPRLMSALVEEAVSVGDLVRLLRFSHGDANLVELTLPEESALAGTQVGDVQWPEDTSLVTIIRGTRVLTPSREDSLEAGDELLFVAAQAREEQLEDLLSARRQPDGTL